The Triticum dicoccoides isolate Atlit2015 ecotype Zavitan chromosome 6A, WEW_v2.0, whole genome shotgun sequence genome has a window encoding:
- the LOC119318938 gene encoding MADS-box transcription factor 29-like isoform X1, producing the protein MGRGKIEIKRIENATNRQVTFSKRRGGLLKKANELAVLCDARVGVVIFSSTGRMFEYSSPASSLRDLIEQYQNATNSQFEEINHDQQIFVEMTRMRNEMEKLDGAIRRYTGDDLSSLSLADVNDIEQQLEFSVAKVRARKHQLLNQQLDNLRRKEHILEDQNSFLCRMISENQHGGDGKMAVMPPVLSMLTPAFPATPYYTGEESSSTALQLTSPQLQLHAAEAAGFRLQPTQPNLQDPACSSLHAGHGLHLW; encoded by the exons ATGGGTCGCGGGAAGATCGAGATCAAGCGGATCGAGAACGCCACGAACCGGCAGGTGACCTTCTCCAAGCGCCGGGGCGGGCTGCTCAAGAAGGCCAACGAGCTCGCCGTGCTCTGCGACGCGCGCGTCGGCGtcgtcatcttctccagcaccggcaGGATGTTCGAGTACTCCAGCCCCGCCTCCAG CTTGAGGGATCTCATTGAGCAGTACCAGAACGCCACCAACAGTCAGTTCGAGGAGATTAACCACGATCAG CAAATATTTGTGGAGATGACACGGATGAGGAACGAGATGGAGAAGCTGGATGGCGCCATCCGGAGGTACACGGGCGACgacctctcctccctctccctcgccgacGTCAACGACATCGAGCAGCAGCTCGAGTTCTCCGTCGCCAAAGTCCGTGCAAGAAAG CATCAGCTCCTGAACCAGCAGCTCGACAACTTACGTCGCAAG GAGCATATCTTGGAAGATCAGAACAGTTTTCTGTGCCGCATG ATCAGCGAGAACCAGCATGGTGGTGACGGGAAGATGGCGGTGATGCCGCCGGTGCTGTCGATGCTGACGCCGGCCTTCCCGGCGACGCCGTACTACACGGGCGAGGAGTCGTCGAGCACCGCGCTGCAGTTGACGTCCCCGCAGCTTCAGCTCCACGCCGCCGAAGCCGCCGGGTTCCGGCTGCAGCCGACGCAGCCCAACCTGCA
- the LOC119318938 gene encoding MADS-box transcription factor 29-like isoform X2, with amino-acid sequence MGRGKIEIKRIENATNRQVTFSKRRGGLLKKANELAVLCDARVGVVIFSSTGRMFEYSSPASSLRDLIEQYQNATNSQFEEINHDQQIFVEMTRMRNEMEKLDGAIRRYTGDDLSSLSLADVNDIEQQLEFSVAKVRARKHQLLNQQLDNLRRKEHILEDQNSFLCRMISENQHGGDGKMAVMPPVLSMLTPAFPATPYYTGEESSSTALQLTSPQLQLHAAEAAGFRLQPTQPNLQDPACSSLHAGHGLHL; translated from the exons ATGGGTCGCGGGAAGATCGAGATCAAGCGGATCGAGAACGCCACGAACCGGCAGGTGACCTTCTCCAAGCGCCGGGGCGGGCTGCTCAAGAAGGCCAACGAGCTCGCCGTGCTCTGCGACGCGCGCGTCGGCGtcgtcatcttctccagcaccggcaGGATGTTCGAGTACTCCAGCCCCGCCTCCAG CTTGAGGGATCTCATTGAGCAGTACCAGAACGCCACCAACAGTCAGTTCGAGGAGATTAACCACGATCAG CAAATATTTGTGGAGATGACACGGATGAGGAACGAGATGGAGAAGCTGGATGGCGCCATCCGGAGGTACACGGGCGACgacctctcctccctctccctcgccgacGTCAACGACATCGAGCAGCAGCTCGAGTTCTCCGTCGCCAAAGTCCGTGCAAGAAAG CATCAGCTCCTGAACCAGCAGCTCGACAACTTACGTCGCAAG GAGCATATCTTGGAAGATCAGAACAGTTTTCTGTGCCGCATG ATCAGCGAGAACCAGCATGGTGGTGACGGGAAGATGGCGGTGATGCCGCCGGTGCTGTCGATGCTGACGCCGGCCTTCCCGGCGACGCCGTACTACACGGGCGAGGAGTCGTCGAGCACCGCGCTGCAGTTGACGTCCCCGCAGCTTCAGCTCCACGCCGCCGAAGCCGCCGGGTTCCGGCTGCAGCCGACGCAGCCCAACCTGCA